ACGCACCTGGGCGATCATTGGCGCGGTCGAGGAGATCGCCAAGGCGCGCGGCATCAGCATGGCGCAGGTGGCGCTCGCCTGGACGGCGGCACAGCCGGCCGTCACCTCGGTCATTCTCGGCGCCCGCACCTCCGAACAGCTCGCCGACAACCTCGGCGCCATGAAGGTCGAGCTATCCAAGGAGGAAATGGCGAAGCTGAACGAGGTCAGCGCCCCTCAACCGATGGACTATCCCTACGGCAAGGGCGGCACCAACCAGCGCCACCGCAAGATCGAAGGCGGCCGCTGAGCCCTGCGGCCGCAACTGAACGAAGCCTGTCTGCTTCATGCCGAGGCGGACAGGTCGTCCGGGCCGAGGCTTATCGACTCGTGCTTTGGGCTGCTGGTCGGTCGCCCGTGCTGCCGATTGTCTTCAGGTAGATCGATAAAAGCTGCGTCTGCGAGGAGATGCCGAGCTTGCGGTAGACGTTGCGGCGATGGACCTTCACCGTGCCCGTCGAGATGTTGAGCCTGAGGCCGATCGATTCCGAGGAATGTCCCTGCAATACCAGATCGACGATCGCGGTTTCGCGGCTCGTCAACTTGAGGTCGCGCCAGACAGTGTCGGCCGGCTGCAGCGCCTGCGCCGCCGCACCGCTTTTCCTCCCCTTTCGCAAGCCAGCATCGCGTTGCGCGTCGAAGCGGGCGCCGAGCCCCGGCCAGAAATGCCGGACAAGGCTCGCCACCAAAGGTTCGGCCTTTTTCAGAAGCGCGAATTCAGCCGGCGGAAACGGGCCGGTCTTTTCCCGGCGCATCAGCGACAGCACGACGGTGATGTCGTCGTCGAGTGTCACGAAGAAGCCGATCTCCTCGGCAAGTCCCGTCTGGACATAGTAGCTCCGGTAATATTCGCTGGAGAAGAAGCGGTCGGGCGCCAGCTCGCGCATGCGGAAGACGCCCGGGCGGCGCGCGCGGGCGGTATGGTAAAACGGATCGAGCAGGTACGGACCGACCTGATAGAGGGTGACGAAAACGACGTTTTCGTCTGGGTCGAAGGTGCTGTAGAGATCGATCGGCCGCTCCTTGCCGCGATAGGCAAAAACCACGACATAATCGAAGCGCACCAGCGCCGCCATCATCCGGCGGAACGTCTCTCCAAACTCCGCATCCGCCATGGCGGGCTTTCCGACGGTGACGTCGAAAGCCTGAAACAGCGCCTCGAGATCAATGCTCATCGATAGCCTCCCCAAACCGTCTCAGCAGGAACACGCTAAGTTTCATATACACCTTCCACGAAGAGATGGGAGGCAGAATACCTCTTTCGGGGTATATACCGCGCCGAGGGCCCGAGCTTACTCTTTCCCCAACGACGGTGGCAAAAAGGCAGCGCTAGACTGCCCAACCCAACCAACCGCAGGGAACAGACGCGTGGCATCCGCTTCGACGAACGATATCGAATTCCGTTCGGTCACCAAGAATTATGGCGCGGTGACCGCCGTGAGCGACATAAACCTGAATGTACCGAAGGGCGCTTTCCTCGCGTTGCTCGGCCCTTCCGGCTGCGGCAAGACCACGTGTCTCCGCATGATCGGCGGCTTCGAGCAGCCGAGCGAGGGCGCCGTGCTGATCGACGGGCGGGAGATGAACGGCGTTCCGGCCTATCGCCGCCCCGTCAACATGGTCTTCCAGCATTATGCTCTGTTTCCGCATTTCAACGTCGAACAGAACGTCGCCTATGGCTTGCGGCAGATGCGGCCAAGGATTGCGGCGGCCGAGATCAATCGCCGCGCGGCAGAGGCGCTCGAGATGGTGCGGCTTGGCGGTTTCGCGAAGCGCCGCATCCACGAGATGTCCGGCGGCCAGCAGCAGCGGGTGGCCTTGGCGCGCGCGATCGTCAACCGGCCTTCGGTGCTGCTGCTTGACGAGCCGCTGGCCGCGCTTGACAAGAAGCTGCGCTCGGCCATGCAGATCGAATTGCAGACGCTGCAGCGCGAGCTCGGCATCACCTTCGTGCTCGTCACCCATGATCAGGAAGAAGCGCTGTCGATGGCGGACGTCGTCTGCGTCATGAGCGCCGGGCGCATTCGTCAGCTTGGCACGCCGCAGGAGGTCTACGACCGCCCGGCCGATCTTTTCGTCGCCGATTTCGTCGGTAAGACCAACCGGATCGGTGCAACGATGGAAGCCGGTGGCACGACGCTGCGCCTTGGCGACGGTTCGACGCTTGCAGCCATCGCCCGCCCTGGCCTTGCGACGGGCGACGTCATCGTTGCGATCCGTCCCGAGGCGATCCGGCTGACGCGGGCTGCGGATGGCAGCACGTCCTTTGCCGGCACGGTCACGCACCGCATCTTCCTCGGCTCCTCGGCCGAATATGCCGTCACTGTTCCGGGTCTCGGCGATTTCCTCGTCACCGCCGACCGGCGCGGCACGAATGAGAGCGATCTGGTTGAGCCAGGTGAAGCGGTCTTCCTCGGCTTCGATCCCGATATGGCCCACGTTTTTCCAGCAAAGGTTTCTTCACCCCAAGTTTCTTCAGCATCGAGTGCATAAACCAGAACAAGGGAACAGCATCATGAGCAAGGACTACAAGGATAATCCGCCCATTACTCCTGAAGGCTTCATGGACGAGTTCATGCGCCTGAAGCGCGGCTCCGTTAGCCGCCGCCACTTCCTCGGCGTCACCGGCCTCGGGCTTGCGACCGCCGTGCTGTCGCGTTTCCCCGGTGCGCTGGCGACGCCCGCCTATGCCGAGGACCTCGGCACCCAGATGTCGATCGCCACCTGGCCGAATTACCACGACCCTGCGACCTTCGAGAATTTCAAGGCGGCGACCGGCGTTGCCGTCGAGGTCAACGTCTTCGGCTCCAACGAGGAAATGCTGGCCAAGCTCCAGGCGGGCGCCTCCGGCTGGTCACTCTTCGTGCCGACCAACTACACGATCTCCACCTACCATAAGCTCGGCCTGATCGACGAACTCGATCTCTCCAAGATCCCGAATTTCAGCCAGGCGACGGAAAATCCGCGCTTCACCAAGGAAGGCATGATCGACGGCAAGACCTACGCCGTGCCGAAGAACTGGGGTACGACCGGGTTCTCGGTCAACACCGCGAAGATCAAGACCAAGCTTTCGAGCTGGAAGGACTTCTTTGACATCGCCCAGACGGAAGCCGACGGCCGCGCCATGGTGCACGACTATCAGTTGACGACGATCGGCAGCGCGCTGGTTTCGCTCGGATACGATTTCAATTCGATCAAGGCGGACGAACTCGCCAAGGCCGAGGAACTGCTGATTAAAGTCAAACCGCACCTCTTCGCCATCAACAGCGACTACCAACCCGCCATGCGCGCCACCGATGCCTGGCTCACCATGTGCTGGACCAATGATGGGGCGCAGCTCAACCGTGACGTTCCCGAGATCGCCTATGTGCTTGGCACCGACGGAGGCGAGATTTGGACGGACTATTACGCCATCCCGAAGGACGCGCCGAACAAGGCGGCGGGTTACGCGCTGCTCAACTACCTCATGGATCCGGCCAATGCCGTCAAGGAACACGTCGCCAATGGGGCACCGACGACCGATAGCCGGATCATAGCACTGCTGCCGAAGGAGATCACAGCGAACAAGATCGTCTATCCGGACGAGGCGTCATTGACGCCGTTGGAATTCGGCGCGGCGGTGACGTTGACCGATCCCGGCCGGGCGGAGCTGATGGCGCGTTTCAAGTCGGCTTGATCGCCGTTCCCAACTCCGGCCCCGCCGCCTTGGCGCGAGGGGCCGGCCCCGTGCTGAAAATCGGCGGATAAAGAACCTTTCGATGCCTTTTACTCCTGCCACCAATCGGCGCCTTGTCACTGCGGCTCTTGTCAGTCCGGCCAGCATCTGGCTGTTCGTGTTCCTGGTGCTGCCCTTCATCGCTATCATCGTCTTTGCCTTCGGCGAGCGGGCGCCCGAAGGTGGTTATCAGGCGGCTTTTACCTTTGCGCAGTTTGCCAATCTCGGTTCGCGCGCCGCAGCCTTCAAGAACACGCTGATCCTTGCGCCGATCGGCGCCTTCGCCTGCCTGCTCGTCGCCTATCCGGTTGCTTATTACCTGGCCGTCAAGGCGAGCGCCAAATACCGGCTGCTGCTGGTCTCCCTCGTAGTCGTACCTTTCTGGACAAGCCTTCTCGTGCGCACCTACGCCTGGATGTACATCTTGGGCGCGCGCGGCATTCCGCATCTCTTGGAGATGGTCGGAATCGAAAATGTCAGGCTGCTGAACACACCGGGCGCCGTGCTGCTCGGCATCGTCTACGGCTACCTGCCGCTGATGATCATGCCGATCTATGTCAGCCTCGAAAAGCTCGACCGCCGCCTTCTGGAGGCCTCCGCCGATCTCGGCGCGCGGCCGCTTTCGACCTTTTTCGGCATCACGCTGCCGCTGTCGCTTCCAGGCGTGATGACCGGCATCGCCCTCGTCACCATCCTGCTGCTCGGCGAATATTTGATCCCGCAGTTGCTTGGCGGCGGCAAAGTCTTCTTCATCGGCAATGCGCTGGTCGATCTCTTCCTGCAGTCGCGCAATTGGCCGTTCGGCTCTGCAATCGCCGTCACTCTCGTCGTTGTCGTCGTCATCGTGGTGTTGATCGCCATGCGCATTGCCTGGCGCGTTGCCGGTACCCGCCAAGTGGATCTCGTCTGATGCGCGCTCTGGTCACCGCAGTCTACCTGTTCCTCTACACGCCGATCGCGCTAGTCGTGCTGTTCTCCTTTAATGCCGGCCGCAATGCCAGCGATTTCACCGGCTTCTCGACGCAATGGTATGGCAAGGCGCTTGCCAACACCTTCCTGATGGAAGCACTGCAGAACAGCCTGACCATCGCCTTTACCAGCGCCGGGCTGGCGGCCATTTTCGGCACGATGGCGGCGATCGGCATGGAGCGGCTCGGCGCCCGGGCGCGAGCGGTCTTCGATGGGCTGTTCGCTGCGGCGATCGTCGTTCCCGGCGTCGTCATCGGCATTGCGACGCTGGTGGCGCTGGTCGAGGTCTTCGGCTTCGTCAATCCACTGATCGCCGCCGTCTGGCCAGGCGAACAGGCGCCGAAGCTTTCACTCGGCTATGGCTCGATCATCGCCGCCCACGGCCTCTTCACCATGGCGCTGGTGACAATGATCGTCAAAGCACGCATTGCCAGCCTCGGCCGTGACATCGTCGAAGCGTCGAGCGATCTCTACGCCACGCCTTTCACCACTTTTCGCCAGATTGTGCTGCCGCAGATCCTGCCGTCAATCCTGGCAGGTTTTCTGCTCGCCTTCACCTTCTCCTTTGACGATTTCATCATCGCTTTTTTCGTCGCAGGTTCGAACACGACACTGCCGATTTATGTCTTCGCCTCGATCCGTCGTGGCGTGACGCCGGAGATCAACGCCATCGCCACGATGGTGCTTGTCGCATCGCTGGGACTGATCCTCATCGCGCGCTTTCTGATGCGCGAGAAAACAACAAACTGAACGGGAAGCACGAATGATTCTTGAAAATCGCGTCGCGATCGTCACCGGAGCGGGCTCGGGCATCGGCCAGGCCGGCGCGCTCATTATGGCAGGAGAAGGTGCTTTCGTCGTCGTGGCCGACCTGAATGCCGCCAGTGCGGCCGAAACCGTCGGTCGCATTGAGGCCGCCGGCGGCAGGGCTGAGTGCCTTGTTCTCGACGTCACCGACGACACGGCACTCGAAGCCGGCATCGCTGCGGTCGCCGAACGTCACGGCCGGATAGACATCCTCCACAATCATGCCGGCGCACAGGTGGCAGGCGACCTGGAGCAGGTGGCTGTCGAGGGTTTCGACAGGTCCTGGAGCCTGAACGTCCGAGCGCATTTCATGGCGTCTCGCTTCGTCATGCCGCTGATGAAGAAGGCGGGCCGCGGCGTCATCCTCAACACCTCTTCCTCGTCGGGCGTACTCTACGATCGCGAGATGATCGCCTATACGACGACGAAACATGCGGTCATCGCGATGACCCGGCAGATGGCCGGCGACTACGCCAGATTCGGCATCCGCGTCAACGCGCTCTGCCCGGGCTGGGTGGATACGCCGTTCAACGAACCCTTCATCGCCCAGATGGGCGGGCGTGGCGCGATCGAGGCCTATGTCGCCGAGAAGGTGCCGCTCGGACGCTGGGCTGATGTCTCCGAAATCGCCGAGCCCATTCTATTCCTAGTCTCGGACCGCTCGTCTTACATGACCGGGCAGATTCTCGTCGTCGACGGCGGCGAGACCATTGTCTGACGATGGCAGAGTGGGTTTGCCCCTAGGTCGGATCGGCTGACCGTCATCCGGATCAAATCAAAGAATCAGTGCATGAAAAAGCCGCCATGTTTCCATGGCGGCTTGGCGGCTCTTCTGCTTGGGAGGCGATTTTAAGCCGGAAGCTGGAAGAACCAGTTGGCAATCAGGACGATCGCGAGGCCCCCGGCGAGTGCGAGATAGGGCAGCATGCCGGCTTTCTTGACGCCGAGATCCTGCCCGATGAGGCCGAGATCCTCCATCGCGCCGGCCGGGAACTTGCCGCCGTCACGCACATAGTGGCGATAGGCGAAGACCGGCAGGATCAGGGCGGCGAAGATGAACCCGACCCAAAGTGCATTGGAGTAACCCCAGACTTTGGCGCCGGCGCCGAGGAAGAGCGCGTTGACGAAAGCGAGCACGGTGTTGAGACCGATCAGCCAGCTCGGCGCCTTCCAGGGGCGTTCGATGTGGCCGGAATCAATCCGGTGGATCCAGCCGGAATTGAGGTTCAGGAAGTTGAAGATGATGTAGCCCACATTCGAGACGGCGAGCACGAAGAAGTAGCCGCCGACGTCCGATGCGATCGCCAGAAGGAAGAGATTGAAGGCGAAATCGGTCCACATCGCCCGTGTCGGGGCGCCATGCTCGTTGGCGTGGTCGAGATATTTCGGCAGCCAGCCGTCCTTCGAACCCTGGTAGAGCGTGCGTGAGGAACCGGCCATTGCCGTCATGATGGCGAGGAAGAGCGCCAGGATCATCAATATCACGAGCAGCTGGGTGATGACCCGGCCGGCGCCGATCAGGCCGCCAAGCGCTTCAGCAACGCCCGTGC
This window of the Rhizobium bangladeshense genome carries:
- a CDS encoding ABC transporter permease, which gives rise to MRALVTAVYLFLYTPIALVVLFSFNAGRNASDFTGFSTQWYGKALANTFLMEALQNSLTIAFTSAGLAAIFGTMAAIGMERLGARARAVFDGLFAAAIVVPGVVIGIATLVALVEVFGFVNPLIAAVWPGEQAPKLSLGYGSIIAAHGLFTMALVTMIVKARIASLGRDIVEASSDLYATPFTTFRQIVLPQILPSILAGFLLAFTFSFDDFIIAFFVAGSNTTLPIYVFASIRRGVTPEINAIATMVLVASLGLILIARFLMREKTTN
- a CDS encoding ABC transporter ATP-binding protein, with the translated sequence MASASTNDIEFRSVTKNYGAVTAVSDINLNVPKGAFLALLGPSGCGKTTCLRMIGGFEQPSEGAVLIDGREMNGVPAYRRPVNMVFQHYALFPHFNVEQNVAYGLRQMRPRIAAAEINRRAAEALEMVRLGGFAKRRIHEMSGGQQQRVALARAIVNRPSVLLLDEPLAALDKKLRSAMQIELQTLQRELGITFVLVTHDQEEALSMADVVCVMSAGRIRQLGTPQEVYDRPADLFVADFVGKTNRIGATMEAGGTTLRLGDGSTLAAIARPGLATGDVIVAIRPEAIRLTRAADGSTSFAGTVTHRIFLGSSAEYAVTVPGLGDFLVTADRRGTNESDLVEPGEAVFLGFDPDMAHVFPAKVSSPQVSSASSA
- a CDS encoding ABC transporter substrate-binding protein — its product is MSKDYKDNPPITPEGFMDEFMRLKRGSVSRRHFLGVTGLGLATAVLSRFPGALATPAYAEDLGTQMSIATWPNYHDPATFENFKAATGVAVEVNVFGSNEEMLAKLQAGASGWSLFVPTNYTISTYHKLGLIDELDLSKIPNFSQATENPRFTKEGMIDGKTYAVPKNWGTTGFSVNTAKIKTKLSSWKDFFDIAQTEADGRAMVHDYQLTTIGSALVSLGYDFNSIKADELAKAEELLIKVKPHLFAINSDYQPAMRATDAWLTMCWTNDGAQLNRDVPEIAYVLGTDGGEIWTDYYAIPKDAPNKAAGYALLNYLMDPANAVKEHVANGAPTTDSRIIALLPKEITANKIVYPDEASLTPLEFGAAVTLTDPGRAELMARFKSA
- a CDS encoding helix-turn-helix transcriptional regulator, with the protein product MSIDLEALFQAFDVTVGKPAMADAEFGETFRRMMAALVRFDYVVVFAYRGKERPIDLYSTFDPDENVVFVTLYQVGPYLLDPFYHTARARRPGVFRMRELAPDRFFSSEYYRSYYVQTGLAEEIGFFVTLDDDITVVLSLMRREKTGPFPPAEFALLKKAEPLVASLVRHFWPGLGARFDAQRDAGLRKGRKSGAAAQALQPADTVWRDLKLTSRETAIVDLVLQGHSSESIGLRLNISTGTVKVHRRNVYRKLGISSQTQLLSIYLKTIGSTGDRPAAQSTSR
- a CDS encoding SDR family NAD(P)-dependent oxidoreductase; protein product: MILENRVAIVTGAGSGIGQAGALIMAGEGAFVVVADLNAASAAETVGRIEAAGGRAECLVLDVTDDTALEAGIAAVAERHGRIDILHNHAGAQVAGDLEQVAVEGFDRSWSLNVRAHFMASRFVMPLMKKAGRGVILNTSSSSGVLYDREMIAYTTTKHAVIAMTRQMAGDYARFGIRVNALCPGWVDTPFNEPFIAQMGGRGAIEAYVAEKVPLGRWADVSEIAEPILFLVSDRSSYMTGQILVVDGGETIV
- a CDS encoding ABC transporter permease, with the translated sequence MPFTPATNRRLVTAALVSPASIWLFVFLVLPFIAIIVFAFGERAPEGGYQAAFTFAQFANLGSRAAAFKNTLILAPIGAFACLLVAYPVAYYLAVKASAKYRLLLVSLVVVPFWTSLLVRTYAWMYILGARGIPHLLEMVGIENVRLLNTPGAVLLGIVYGYLPLMIMPIYVSLEKLDRRLLEASADLGARPLSTFFGITLPLSLPGVMTGIALVTILLLGEYLIPQLLGGGKVFFIGNALVDLFLQSRNWPFGSAIAVTLVVVVVIVVLIAMRIAWRVAGTRQVDLV